ggcgtggtttggttccggcatCACTGGGAATCGTcgcaaaaattattcaacatgtcgaataattccgggagcgctcctggagaagtggcctgacgacgaagacaacgcaaacaacagcgtttgatactttttaatcaccgtgtcatcccgccccttcctgtagtgccgcagtttacaccgccgtaattggcggccggcgttgtatccctaaccaacggcgtgtaaaacggcgatagagcccacatcggtgtactcaaaggcgttttaaccggtgacagaggcagacaaaacggcggcgctagcagacagtacgctgttctaatggtgttccaaacggccgataggcggcggtcagtataaaaacgctagcgcgctgcatgcaggtctctcactcgcggctagctccagatatttttgcagagaagctccagtatacctcctaaaataaaattggcagcggcaaggacttaccaagaggtctggttcaggggtagccctgtggtggaaacgagcaacacgttgaggaggggaaaaagagagAACAGAAAAGGCTGAAaggtgagctccctgtcactccctccccctgcactgacagctgcttcagcctattacactctgggggcggtgcctataagcaaaagttcctggagtaacgcaggatttgcctggataaatccagcggtacacagggcattatcggcggcagcagaacaccgccgttctcacgtgcatcttaacctgcgattgtaaaggatagaactgagcaTTAAcctccgttgcctgacgtgtgccggatgctacggtgtcaaaactccgctttattcggcggatttagcggcgttttatccgcgtatttgcggctactATGGCGatcaaaatgccggcgaaatgctccgcccctttccaccgcgaaaacagccggaactaccgcaaacttcggtctacgtactacccgcggacaaaaccgtctgtgtaacctgggctttagtgacatgaaatttggggttccataggggtctgccttaggctccctgcttttctccctttatatagcaccccttgggaacatattgcggcattttgggattacctttcactgctatgcagatgatactcagttatacatgccaataactgctggtaatctcattcacataaaatcctttgaagattgccttgcagtagtgagaagttggatgtctagaaacttcctacttttaaattctgataagactgaaatgatggttcttggtccagtgagacatcggcatcaatttgaccagttaacgctcagcctcggctcgtgtgttatacatcacactgacaaagtgaggaaccttggggtaatttttgatccttcattgtcctttggcctccacattagaaatattactaggactactttcttccacctgcgaaatatagcgaagattcgtcccatcctatctatggctgatgctgagaccctgatccatgcgttcatctcttccagattggactactactgcaatgttctattttctggtttaccgcagtctagcattaggggtctgcaattggttcaaaatgctgcagccagacttttgacacgaagcagaaagttcgaccacattacacccattttggcatctcttcactggcttcctgtcccagtgagatcagattttaaggttctgctactaacctataaatttattcatggactggcacctccctaccttgctaacctaattaaaccttacgtaccggcccgggctttatgttctcaggactactttgtgtccctaaggtgaataagaaatctgcgggtcacagagctttctcttatcgtgcccctgttctgtggaatgatctccctgcatcaataaaacagtcaggttctgtggagattttcaagtccagacttaagacgcagttattttccctttcatatggctagcatactggtacagttttgttttacgctttttactcttaattctttTATTAGAAATTGGAGCGgggtgcggcctcaactttacctaaattctgtgtcttttagtgaagtttagggctagtggccggcgatcaccttagtatttctgtttttcttgttgtttaatgctggcaaattatacagtattttttgtctttctgatgcctgattctgttttttctctctgtttaaggtgcagcgccATCtatagatgggagttgtatttgtgttggtgatcctcccgtcctgtgcgccaatagcatttcttgtatattcgtccgtgaattgttctgtaatttatgtttgtagcatggcccaagcagagggtcacccctttgagcctggtctgcttgaggtttcttcctcagagggagttttttttttttttttttttttttaaccactgttgctctgggggttggtaaggttagaccttacctgtgtgaagagctttgaggcaactctgctgtgatttggcactatataaatgaaaataaattgaaaaaaatgaatATATAATACTACCATTAATATATGATATTCCACATGCAGGCAGTAAACTGGCAAACTTggcaaaagtgtaaaaacaaacaaccatCTGCAAAATCAATTAGTTTCCTCGTCCCCATTAAATGAGTCACTATCaaatacagcagcacacaggttTCTGTTACTCAAAGACACATCCTTTAAAAATTGGGGAACCTGAAAGAATTAGATCTACTAACTACTGTAAAGTATGAGCAGTCTCTTTTTGTGCTTAAACAACAATAgccccactaaaaaaaaaaagaaaaaaaaaagaagaactgCAGTATTTGACACTTTGTATaatcctgtgcaaacactgcggaTTCTGCAGCACATTGGTTCCAATGTACACACGTCTTCTGTCAGCATTATAATCAAGTAAAGTCCCTTCCTATGGGCTCTTCACAGGAAGGTCACAATAACAGTCACGGGACCGCCTGCTGAACGCCAGGTCTTTAAAGTCCACATGACAGCACAGGCTGTGCGTGCACTAGATAACTCACCTGAAATGCTGAAACTGCAGACTTTTAATGATAGGACTACAgctttaaacaacaacaacaacaacgcacAAGGAAAGCAAACACCATGAGCTCAACTGTGGCGCAGTCCAAAACTAACCGTGAATTTCTTGGAAGTAGCGTGAACTCTGAAGACAGAAGTGTTTTCTAATGCAAATAAAAGAATTGCTCTCTCCCTTAATGCTGGAATATATGTACATGGGGGACATGTGAGtgacatgcaaaaaaaaacaaaacaaaaaaaaaaaacagatgttgcagatgtttttggAACTCTCTCATTACTGAATGATTAAAAGTTAATTGTTACACCACGAGTAACTCACGTAGAGTCCATTTTGCTTTTATATTTGCACACTCATGAGGGGAACATATAAGGATGCGATGCACCCCACGTGCTTGTTGTTAAATCATTAACCATTGAAAATGAGTCCAGCTGCTCATATTTCAGAGTCTGATAACTATCTAACAGACACAAAGactgaaattatatatatatatatatatatatatatatatatatatatatatacatacatacatacatacatacatacatacacacacacgtatatatctCATTTCAGCCTTTCTTTGGGGGGGGCACCCCTAGTCCAATATACTAGTTGCTAGCACATACAGGGTGACTCCCCCCCGTATGTGCTAGCAACTAGTATATTGGAGTAGgggtgcccccctccccccaaaaaacagaatccataaaaattgtaataaatcctacaatttTTCAATTGTTCCAATCGTCtttcccaacatgtcttggtcaaccaaggaaaagacattttgcctggaggcctactttgccaacaaatcatacattttggagcataatttgaaagaacatgacttttatgcaaagcgaccaagataacagAAACTTTGaggaatgatcgtacacagactgaagtgtaTATCCAGCTAATTTCAAGATATTTGCTGGACTTTTGTggaatttattacaatttttaatcaattcaatttatttagtttatatcgtgccaaatcacaacaaagccgcctcaaggcacttcacacaagtaagacctAACTTTAAcaaaccctagagcaagcacacaggtgacagtggtaagaaaaaactccctctgacgatatagaggaagaaacctcaagcagatttttatgggttctgtttttttggggacaccaaaaaaaaaaaaaaaaaaaaaatactacagtATGTATTGGTGGTAGCAAATCTTTTGTGAAGTACTTGAATCAACAAACTCATCAACCTCTGCATGTCAGATCATATAAGCATCTTGATAGACTTCCTTTACATATGTAATAGACATGAAATTGTGGGACTTTGACCATAATAAGTAGAAAACCCAACTACATTTAATGCTTAAAAggtaaacaaaaaaacattttcaattgTGAACCCTTTAATCGGGTAATTTACAATAATACcatgagcaggtagctcagtggataaggagttggcctgccaatatatatatctgggttcaaatcccactcattcTGTCTGTCCCTTGGAGAAGACACTTAATTTTCATTGTCTCAttgcactcagctgtaaatggatactgcCTCAGCTGGGGAAATAACCTGGGTCAGATTGGTGTCCCATCCGGGAGAAGTTGTGGACTCTTCACACCACAGAATTCAAAGATAAGCTCAGGTCTCATAGAGACCTGATTAGGCAACTCATCACGATTATGTTGAATATCAAAATAGTCTGCGACTAATTTAATAACTGACAATCTTTTTTAAAAGCTTTGTTTTCTCTCAAAactgatgaaaaacaaaattctctttgtgGTAAATGCCaggcgtcgtgtttggaggaaaccaggcaccatccctacagtgaagcatggtggtggcagcatcacgctgtggaGATGttattcagcagcaggaactgggagactagtcaggactgagggaaagatgaacgcagcaatgcacagagacatcctggatgaaaacctgctccagagcgctcttgacctcagactgcagCGACCGTtagtctttcagcaggacaatgatcctaagtacacagccaagatatcaaaggagtggcttcaggacaactctgtgaatgtccttgaatggcccagacctaaatccgactgaacatctctggagagatctgaaaatggctgtgcaccgacgctccccatccaacctgatggagcttgaaaggtgctgcaaaaagaAATGGACAagactacccaaagataggtgcaccaagtttgtggcaccatattcaagaagacttgaggctgtaactgctgccaaaggtgcatcaacaaagcatttgatttcttagtttgtttgttttttaataaatttacaaaaatttcaaaaaactttttcgtGTTGTATTGAAGTTGACCGGATTtgaatgtttgttgccatttcggCTCTTTTAAGTCAAACATGTACAAGATGACACcaatggttgtttttgtttgttttttgagttaAGGCCTACACAAAGATGGCTATGATGCATTCttcctcactcactcacccactcgttCGCATTTTTGCAGAAACGGCTGGCGATTGTTTTCCTCGTTCGATTAATCGATTATCGATTAATCGTTTCCACACTAAGACAGTTCGACATGTGTAGCCGCTAGAACCGGTGTTTTTAATGAACCTAAAAACAAAGTCGTACTTACCACATATGTCGATCCATTTTCTCCCGATCGAACCTCGGTTTCGGGGATGGAAAAATGCATCTTTTATCTCCGTATTACGGCGAACACTTCAACAAAAAGTCCACtgtggaggagcaggaggagactCTTCCCCGGCGGGATGGAGTTCGGGGGTAAAGCGGTACCAGGGCCTGGACTCGAACcggcaaacacacaaaaaaaggggggggggggggggggggaagaaacTTCTCCACGTCAGTGTTAAACTTTTCTCCACGGAGCAGCCATGTTTGGAAGTGCGAAGTAATTACACCTTTACCGCTGGCGTTAACATGAACTATTTTCCCCACGTTTGTCCAAAATTTTCGGTAGCAACCACTCACTGTATGAACGGTGACAAAACGCACAAAATACAGTTAGTTCACCTgtagaaaaacaaaaagcaaaacaaaaaaaacaaagtttaaaaGCCGCAGCTGGATACCGCAAAGCCCACTGCTGCGTCGCACAGAACCGAAACATGAAGGGGACCAGTTAGACTTGCTGTGGTTCCGTTTGTTCCCCTGCCCCCGACAtgtgcaaaggaaaaaaaaaaaaaaattcagactgAAAAAAGGCGTCGATAAAAGGTGagataaatagaaaaaaaaatcagctataCCCGCGCCATAAAGCCATTATGTGTCCAACGTAATATAGTGAGCCATCAAGAGATATTGCAACAACCCCTCTGGTTCGAACCATCTCCTTTTCAAGCGGAGGTGGCAGTGAGCAGTAGCAGCGTTTAACAAATCCCCCAAATAACAACGAATTACACCAAAGATTTTTACTCATACGTTTTAAAgcataaatataaatatgtaaaAAAGAATAACAATACAAGAAATGCACAAATAAGGTTTATTGCTGTGTATTTTATCTTGAATGCCCCCCTCGGATCACGTCTATGGTCAAGCCGGTCAAAAGCGttgttgaaaataaataaataaataaataaataataaaatatataatatatatataatataatatataatatatatattatatattataatatatatattataataatatatatatatatatatatatatatatatatatatatatatatatatatatatatatatatatatatatatatattctacagTAATTACATGCTTGTACCTTTATTTATAACTCTGTTATTATGACAATGACAAAGTATCGAATTGAAATGTAAATATATTATgaaaaaatgcataaatacgcTTTTAAATGCACATTTTGTTAAGAAAGGTttaatagtaataacaataaaTAGTACAAATAacagtaacaataataatttgtTGTTATGGGTGAAGTGCTTTGGATAATTTTTTTCTCAATGTAATGTTATAAAtagtacaaaatatacaaaaagcaTTCAAAGATCAGAAACAAAAGCAAGCTGTGGGGttagttaaagcacattttaagtaAGAAACTGTTTGCATTTGTGATTTTAATGGATTCAAATTTGTATTTCAACCTCGACAAAacgctgtcccccccccccccccccccccccccccccccccctaaacaTTTGTACTTATGAATATTGAATTGTGGTCACTTTTTGAAAGCAGTCAAAGaatataataacatttaaaaagaagaaaaatcttcAAATATATTTTTGAAATAATTAACATGGTTGCAGGAAAATCACTGTTAAACGTCACTGTGGCTCCGGGGTCATAATAATGTAATTAttttgcgatttttttttttttttatttttttttttgataattgtGAATGTGCAAATGTTATGGGGAAAACAAAAGTTCTGAATATtaaactatcccaattctttttttttcttttcttttcacaaTAATGTTGTACTGACGCTACACACGAATGTACATGTTAGTAAAATGGAAAATTACCAACGCCTACAAGCctacatcttttttttcttttgggttgtacttcctgtcacGTGAGCTGCATCGTGTCTGGTCACATGATTTCAGTCGACAACAATGACAGCTGGGAGATTCCAGCTGAAAACAGGAGCTctgcttttaatttttaaattatgtttttaCACGAGTTCCCAACGGACTGAGCCGCAGGTAAGAGTTGGGAGTTGTTGTAGTTTTTAGTAGAAACGATAAACGTGCTTCTtattaccatttttttttcccaatttatttttgttgtttgcaGGTATGCGGTTGGTGTCGTGGTTCGGTCGTAAATGACTCCGCGGTGGGTCAATTCTGCGACGCGTCCGCGGGTCGGACAAAAGGACGCTGCTGTTTGAGAAACGACAGCAACTTTGACGGTGAACGCATCATCGGGTAGGAATTTTTGCCATATTGTGCAATGCAatgaataataatttaaaaagacaCAAACTATAAAATCAGAACACGATCAAACCAGGCAGAGAAGTTGTACAAACATCAGACAAGCCATCGTATAGTGCAGTTCCTCAGAACAGTCTATAGGGGATAAGTCCAGAAagcagaggtgggcgataccgggaattttggtattgatcctataccaagtaaatacaggcccaggatcgctgatatcgataccaataccgatactttttcatatttaaacttcatagatttcgccaaacattgtatgtgacaacaaaatactttattatcacaatgtgcgcagcagtcagtgcatgcgggagaagaaaaaaagcttgagtatcgacctttttacacgaggatcgttcaatatcaataccagcgttggtatcggtaTTATCaacattaggatcgatccgcccacctctaccagaaAGGGTTTGACAACATAGCACTCACATCAAAGTCAACATTTAAACCTCTAGGATCTAATGAGCCCAATGTGTATATCCAAAACAGTTCCCTTTGGGACAATCTCTTATTAATGTTGCCTCCTCTGGGCAACTTCACTTGCTCCATATCCTGAAAGCAAAGCGAAGAGACGGTGTGAGTGCATTCTGTAAAATGACAAGTTACTAGGTACGTAGTTGGGATCAGCCTGGCTTATCGAACTTTTATGTTCACTTATCCCTTTGTTTTAAACATGTTGTTTTCCAACATATACCTTGTCACAAAGGCACGTCAGTATATAAATCATGTTCTTGGTTTTGCACGTGATAAACCACCTCATCGGAAAAGAGATACCAGTCTTAGGATGTTCAAAGTCCTTTGTTTTATGTGTATGATTACACTGGGCACAACTACCACATTGATAATTGGCATCTTTTAATGGTGCCCAAATGGTCTGCTTGGGGTCTGTATTTATACTGGCCTTTACTACCTTGTATGCCTAGAGAACTACAACTCCCAACTAGACACTGGTGAACTCATACAAGTGTAACTTCTTTAGATGATTACATTGATTGTCTTCTCAGTTGTTATCAGTATGtactattatctatcgtccacctggtcgttactgtgagtttctctgtgaattttcagaccttttgtctgacttagtgcttagctcagataagataattatagtgggcgattttaacatccacacagatgctgagaatgacagcctcaacactgcatttaatctattattagactctattggctttgctcaaaaagtaaatgagtccacccaccactttaatcatatcttagatcttgttctgacttatggtatggaaatagaagacttaacagtattccctgaaaactcccttctgtctgatcattttttaataacatttacatttactctgatggactacccagcagtagggaataagtttcattacactagaagtctttcagaaagcgctgtaactaggtttaaggatatgattccttctttatgttctctaatgccatataacaacacagtgcagagtagctacctaaactctgtaagggagatagagtatctcgtcaatagttttacatcctcattgaagacaactttggatgctgtagctcctctgaaaaagagagctttaaatcagaagtgtctgactccatggtataactctcaaactcgtagcttaaagcagataacccataagttggagaggaaatggcgtctcactaatttagaagatcttcacttagcctggaaaaagagtctgttgctctataaaaaagccctccgtaaagctaggacatctttctactcatcactaattgaagaaaataagaacaaccccaggtttcttttcagcactgtagccaggctgacaaagagtcagagctctattgagctgagtattccattaactttaactagtaatgagttcatgactttctttgctaacaaaattttaactattagagaaaaaattactcataaccatcccaaagacgtatcgttatctttggctgctttcagtgatgccggtatttggttagactctttctctccgattgttctgtctgagttattttcattagttacttcatccaaaccatcaacatgtttattagaccccattcctaccaggctgctcaaggaagccctaccattatttaatgcttcgatcttaaatatgatcaatctatctttgttagttggctatgtaccacaggcttttaaggtggcagtaattaaaccattacttaaaaagccatcacttgacccagctatcttagctaattataggccaatctccaaccttccttttctctcaaaaattcttgaaagggtagtgtaaaacagctaactgatcatctgcagaggaatggtctatttgaagagtttcagtcaggttttagaattcatcatagtacagaaacagcattagtgaaggttacaaatgatcttcttatggcctcggacagtggactcatctctgtgcttgttctgttagacctcagtgctgcttttgatactgttgaccataaaattttattacagagattagagcatgccataggtattaaaggcattgcgctgcggtggtttgaatcatatttgtctaatagattacaatttgttcatgtaaatggggaatcttcttcacagactaaagttaattatggagttccacaaggttctgtgctaggaccaattttattcactttatatatgcttcccttaggcagtattattagacggtattgcttaaattttcattgttacgcagatgatacccagctttatctatccatgaagccagaggacacacaccaattagctaaactgcaggattgtcttacagacataaagacatggatgacctctaatttcctgcttttaaactcagataaaactgaagttattgtacttggccccacaaatcttagaaacatggtgtctaaccagatccttactctggatggcattaccctgacctctagtaatactgtgagaaatcttggagtcatttttgatcaggatatgtcattcaaagcgcatattaaacaaatatgtaggactgcttttttgcatttacgcaatatctctaaaatcagaaaggtcttgtctcagagtgatgctgaaaaactaattcatgcatttatttcctctaggctggactattgtaattcattattatcaggttgtcctaaaagttccctaaaaagccttcagttaattcaaaatgctgcagctagagtgctgacggggactagaaggagagagcatatctcacccatattggcctctcttcattggcttcctgttaattctagaatagaatttaaaattcttcttcttacttataaggttttgaataatcaggtcccatcttatcttagggacctcgtagtaccatatcaccccaatagagcgcttcgctctcagactgcaggcttacttgtagttcctagggtttgtaagagtagaatgggaggcagagccttcagctttcaggctcctctcctgtggaaccagctcccaattcagatcagggagacagacaccctctctacttttaagattaggcttaaaactttcctttttgctaaagcttatagttagggctggatcaggtaaccctgaaccatcccttagttatgctgctatagacgtagactgctggggggttcccatgatgcactgagtgtttctttctctttttgctctgtatgcaccactctgcatttaatcattagtgatcgatctctgctcccctccacagcatgtctttttcctggttctctccctcagccccaaccagtcccagcagaagactgcccctccctgagcctggttctgctggaggtttcttcctgttaaaagggagtttttccttcccactgtagccaagtgcttgctcacagggggtcgttttgaccgttggggttttacatcattattgtatggccttgccttacaatataaagcgccttggggcaactgtttgttgtgatttggcgctatataaaaaaaaaaattgattgattgattgatgtaccaCAAGTACAACTCTACAACATTTAAAGTGTACATGTTTGTGTGCTCCTCAGGTTGGACCTCTCAAACTGTTCATTAACTCAGATTGAGGATCTTCCGGGAGCATCAACAGCTTTAATAATGTACGTACTGATAATACCatttctttaaagctacagtgtgtcagaTTTATGCATATTTTTGCTCATTCCTATTGAAGTGAATGGAAATTCAATTTTTATGTGGACTGCTGACCAATAATGTGTAAATGTAGCAAAGCAAATTATGCAAATACAGATTTGGACTTCTGCGACATACGTCACAGGAGCAAAAAATGAGCTGTTTCACCCCTGCATTTTGTTTATAGCAGCAGAATGACTACAAATATTATAGAAATGTAGGATTTTAGAGATGAAACATCAAGTATATTCAACTGTGAAAAGTAGAGAAAAGCAATTTTGCACAAAATTACCCTTTAAACATCAGGTCCCAAAGGCAACAATGGCATATGGGGCTGATTCTCAACCATGtgtcattgttttttttaatttgcatggaTACGTACTGTTGTTTAAACCTTTATAAACATTTTGCATTTCAGAGACCTGTCACTCAATCCAATTGTCAACATAAGTGACTCACTGTTTCAAGGATTCCTTGATTTAAATAACCTGTAAGTATCCTGTTACAAACAGTCACATATTTGGTAACAGAGCTCATTTTGTATGACAtcacactttatttatttttaaggatTTTACCAGCAGACATACCGTGTCCAGGGGGCAACTTCTCCTGGAATAAAGTAGAAATTAAAGACGGAAATCATCTTTGCGAAGGCCAGAAAAATATGTGCAACCAAACTGGACAGCTGTGTAAGTGTGTCCTACTTGGGGATTTGAACGCAACATTTCATTCTCATTGTTTTAGTGATTACAGTGGaacgtattcacagtgcttcacttttccacattttgctatgttgcagccttattccagaaaggatgaaattaatttttttcctcaaaat
The sequence above is drawn from the Thalassophryne amazonica chromosome 21, fThaAma1.1, whole genome shotgun sequence genome and encodes:
- the atraid gene encoding all-trans retinoic acid-induced differentiation factor, which gives rise to MTAGRFQLKTGALLLIFKLCFYTSSQRTEPQVCGWCRGSVVNDSAVGQFCDASAGRTKGRCCLRNDSNFDGERIIGLDLSNCSLTQIEDLPGASTALIIDLSLNPIVNISDSLFQGFLDLNNLILPADIPCPGGNFSWNKVEIKDGNHLCEGQKNMCNQTGQLSANCPQNSLCAPYGPGFFECSCTDNYHGYKCLREGEFPALLVFVPLGVSTLVISSLLWVIERRKAKPV